One segment of Sphaerodactylus townsendi isolate TG3544 linkage group LG17, MPM_Stown_v2.3, whole genome shotgun sequence DNA contains the following:
- the PYGO1 gene encoding pygopus homolog 1 has protein sequence MSAEHEKDPAAALKRPRGGEGGLDGLGGSAVQLGSPDKKKRKAVAQGSCFPPPSEYAPPPNPSSDHLVAANPFDDNYNTVCYKPLPPAGNPYFASPGYPGFGGYNSFRMAPHLLPRMASQYGASYPLRSQPHPFPQSPVGMVFSRPQAMNFGPHENVGFGNQPPFNTSVNQNLPMPGQHFRPNPGENFGHMPSQTMTQMPHHEMPLPFGPGSNPSFNSSQVEPNPPYGPPPHNYGTNKPLQRPVANKHGPTPPQHPPEEPGSAGNADLKPVARHAPAEPDGLPPKPPDALNSSQANGTQNKPLLPRSATEGGSPEKAGQLPLHSGQHGHPSSDPVYPCGICTHEVNDDQDAILCEASCQKWFHRICTGMTESAYGLLTAEASAVWGCDTCMADKDVQLMRTRETGGPPVPSAEV, from the exons ATGTCCGCGGAACACGAGAAGGACCCCGCCGCGGCCCTCAAGAGACCCCGAG GTGGCGAAGGTGGACTGGATGGGTTAGGAGGCTCTGCAGTGCAACTTGGAAGCCCGGACAAGAAGAAACGCAAGGCTGTGGCTCAG GGCTCCTGCTTCCCTCCACCCTCCGAATATGCTCCGCCGCCGAATCCCAGCTCCGACCACCTGGTAGCAGCCAACCCCTTTGACGATAACTACAACACGGTTTGCTACAAACCGCTGCCGCCGGCGGGAAACCCTTATTTCGCAAGCCCCGGTTACCCAGGCTTTGGGGGCTACAATTCCTTCAGGATGGCCCCGCACCTGCTTCCCAGGATGGCCTCGCAGTACGGCGCCTCCTACCCGCTCCGGAGCCAGCCCCACCCGTTTCCGCAGAGTCCGGTGGGGATGGTCTTCAGCCGGCCTCAGGCGATGAATTTCGGGCCCCACGAAAACGTGGGCTTTGGGAACCAGCCGCCCTTCAACACCAGCGTCAATCAAAACCTCCCCATGCCCGGTCAGCACTTCAGACCGAACCCCGGGGAAAACTTTGGCCACATGCCCTCCCAGACCATGACCCAGATGCCGCACCATGAGATGCCGCTGCCTTTTGGGCCCGGAAGTAACCCCAGTTTTAACAGCTCCCAGGTGGAGCCGAACCCTCCCTACGGCCCGCCGCCACACAACTACGGCACCAACAAACCTCTGCAGAGGCCTGTTGCAAACAAGCACGGCCCTActcccccccagcaccccccGGAGGAGCCAGGGAGTGCAGGGAATGCGGACCTGAAGCCCGTCGCCCGGCACGCGCCCGCGGAGCCAGACGGCCTCCCTCCCAAGCCCCCTGACGCCCTGAACAGCAGCCAGGCCAACGGCACCCAGAACAAGCCCCTCCTGCCCCGCAGTGCGACCGAAGGGGGCAGCCCGGAGAAGGCCGGCCAGCTCCCTCTCCACTCCGGCCAGCACGGCCACCCGTCCTCCGACCCAGTCTACCCCTGCGGGATTTGCACACACGAGGTGAACGACGACCAGGATGCCATCTTGTGCGAGGCCTCGTGTCAGAAGTGGTTCCACCGGATCTGCACGGGCATGACGGAGTCGGCGTACGGCTTGCTCACGGCCGAAGCCTCCGCCGTCTGGGGCTGCGACACGTGCATGGCTGACAAGGACGTGCAGCTGATGCGCACCAGAGAGACGGGGGGGCCGCCTGTCCCGAGCGCTGAGGTGTGA